Proteins encoded together in one Branchiostoma floridae strain S238N-H82 chromosome 18, Bfl_VNyyK, whole genome shotgun sequence window:
- the LOC118405383 gene encoding uncharacterized protein LOC118405383 encodes METPSEMSGYVHNVSPMKDGAKSKFFRFDFQTSEDESRKGICFSPQKRSFFCEKEQSSSPCKISKVSSCSMRSSDFVVNEKSSVESTADVGFPAKRPSIRSVSVKDISYLSVNDVVRVNVKVLSIDKTEKVTVNSGDEREKTDVIVGDTSGAVRLCVWQPHVLELGRSYGVDAKVKLFARRRFLSTFPESVVNEVGPIYAPDGIQQIDQVRATGTIIGSQVLSRFYKCNSCKRKIDPTETKFLCCPHCNMKQLRERSKEEMIVKVVVDDHGKHVHLTCFSSIVSTIIGEDSLAMKSDDVEEKLLEQEEVELMYDAFSNTVNSVGD; translated from the coding sequence ATGGAGACACCATCGGAGATGTCGGGATATGTGCACAACGTGTCGCCAATGAAAGACGGGGCAAAGTCAAAGTTTTTCCGGTTTGATTTTCAAACTTCAGAAGACGAGTCTAGGAAAGGAATCTGTTTTAGTCCTCAGAAGAGGAGTTTCTTTTGTGAGAAAGAACAGAGCAGCAGCCCATGCAAAATCAGTAAAGTGAGCAGTTGTTCGATGAGATCAAGCGACTTTGTGGTTAATGAGAAGAGTTCCGTGGAGTCGACAGCAGATGTGGGATTTCCAGCAAAACGACCTAGTATTAGGTCTGTAAGTGTTAAGGACATTAGCTACCTCTCTGTGAATGATGTTGTAAGAGTCAATGTGAAGGTGCTTTCCATTGATAAAACAGAGAAAGTTACAGTTAACTCAGGTGATGAGcgagagaagacagatgttatCGTAGGTGACACAAGTGGAGCTGTTCGCTTGTGTGTTTGGCAGCCACATGTGTTAGAGTTAGGGCGTAGCTATGGTGTGGACGCTAAAGTTAAGTTGTTTGCCAGAAGACGATTTCTGAGCACGTTTCCTGAGTCAGTGGTGAACGAAGTAGGTCCTATATATGCCCCAGATGGGATTCAACAGATAGACCAGGTCAGAGCAACCGGTACAATCATTGGAAGTCAAGTACTTAGCAGGTTTTACAAATGTAACTCATGTAAAAGGAAGATCGATCCGACAGAAACAAAGTTTCTGTGTTGCCCTCACTGCAACATGAAGCAGTTGCGAGAGCGATCCAAGGAAGAAATGATTGTGAAAGTTGTTGTTGATGATCATggtaaacatgtacatttaacaTGTTTTTCCAGTATCGTATCTACAATTATTGGTGAAGATTCATTGGCAATGAAGAGTGACGATGTTGAGGAGAAGTTGTTGGAACAAGAGGAAGTGGAATTGATGTATGATGCATTCAGCAATACTGTGAATTCTGTTGGGGATTAG
- the LOC118405623 gene encoding uncharacterized protein LOC118405623, giving the protein MSTSSGFFDISPCPFQADDVRDSSHCHLKQAQTVSTNNPSGSDVAQEHSTCQSHNNNISTVLKIIDDIVNESIVDVQNAMKEEQGDLGHHHGNYVPNEPSVSESSHPGGVPVSTVHTNRPSSMPCVVRTLEYRPTPIAELKRRQAAEVNVMAQEHPSSEYDPTCPSTIIGYCPTPITDLHTSDTQPEQAANKYQEAFEYRGTDMEYDPIMNYRCSTFAKQQKKKLPEISEKDSEDVGSAKPVRKEFKTGQDHHASDSCQDNSDPMEVPVVDDLSDNDKIKLQISESDLNNNEQMNVTGSETDLNNNNGTNLRGSEPEMASLTSFGHSITENKMVALISDRDKDTKQLIQSKSSSKETEVSGQLNKLVGDFNVSSVLERGDIKKRKTSKFLKDGNICEDQSQTPKVKRLKKKRVLNLLHDNLLKSSSKLDTTDKISSKLRRRVKVFDEEACPEYLPQGEKNIHLRMRWLFPNIRLRMRRLVLNILLRMRKLVLNIHLRMRWLFSNILLRMRRLVLNILLRMRKLVLNIHLRMRWLFSNILLRMRRLVLNICLMREKMTTPLTWCLKKTSLMVCPFGKRKGNQRKQEMRICQMECMSAVHQVNITQCMES; this is encoded by the exons ATGTCTACCTCGTCAGGGTTTTTCGACATCAGTCCGTGCCCTTTTCAGGCCGATGACGTACGTGACAGCTCACACTGCCACCTCAAGCAAG CTCAAACAGTATCAACCAACAACCCTTCAGGAAGTGATGTTGCACAGGAACACTCTACATGCCAGtctcacaacaacaacatctcaACAGTCCTCAAAATCATTGATGACATTGTCAACGAGTCTATCGTAGATGTCCAGAATGCAATGAAAGAAGAGCAGGGGGATCTtggtcatcaccatggcaactatGTGCCTAATGAACCATCTGTGAGTGAGTCCTCACACCCAGGAGGAGTACCTGTTTCCACTGTCCACACAAACCGACCCAGCAGCATGCCTTGTGTGGTAAGAACACTGGAGTACCGGCCAACTCCCATAGCAGAGCTGAAGAGGCGCCAAGCTGCTGAGGTCAATGTTATGGCTCAGGAACATCCCAGCTCTGAATATGACCCCACATGTCCATCCACAATCATAGGGTACTGCCCAACTCCCATCACTGATTTGCACACGAGTGACACACAGCCAGAACAAGCAGCGAACAAGTATCAAGAGGCTTTTGAATATCGTGGAACAGACATGGAGTATGATCCTATAATGAATTACCGATGTTCGACTTTcgcaaaacaacaaaagaagaaattgCCGGAAATCTCTGAGAAAGACTCTGAAGATGTTGGGTCAGCAAAGCCAGTCAGGAAAGAATTCAAAACTGGACAAGATCACCATGCTTCAGACAGTTGTCAGGACAATTCTGATCCCATGGAAGTCCCTGTGGTAGACGATTTAAGTGATAATGACAAAATAAAGCTCCAAATTTCTGAATCAGATTTAAACAATAATGAGCAAATGAATGTCACAGGGTCAGAGACAGACTTGAACAATAATAATGGGACAAACCTCAGAGGCTCAGAACCAGAAATGGCATCACTGACCAGCTTTGGTCATTcaataacagaaaacaaaatggtggCATTGATCTCAGACAGGGACAAGGATACAAAACAGCTGATCCAGTCAAAAAGCTCCAGTAAGGAAACTGAAGTATCAGGACAACTCAACAAACTGGTTGGTGACTTTAACGTTTCCTCTGTATTGGAAAGAGGTGAcatcaaaaaaagaaaaacctcAAAATTTCTGAAAGATGGAAACATTTGTGAAGACCAGTCTCAGACCCCTAAAGTGAaaagattgaagaaaaaaagagtaCTGAATCTGTTACATGATAATCTATTAAagtcaagttcaaaattagaCACCACAGACAAAATCTCTTCGAAACTAAGGAGACGTGTGAAGGTGTTTGATGAGGAGGCTTGTCCCGAATATTTGCCTCAGGGAGAGAAAAATATTCACCTCAGGATGAGATGGCTTTTCCCGAACATTCGCCTCAGGATGAGAAGACTTGTCCTGAATATACTCCTCAGGATGAGAAAACTTGTTCTGAATATTCACCTCAGGATGAGATGGCTTTTCTCGAACATTCTCCTCAGGATGAGAAGACTTGTCCTGAATATACTCCTCAGGATGAGAAAACTTGTTCTGAATATTCACCTCAGGATGAGATGGCTTTTCTCGAACATTCTCCTCAGGATGAGAAGACTTGTCCTGAATATTTGCCTCATGAGAGAGAAGATGACAACTCCGTTGACTTGGTGTCTGAAGAAGACCTCTCTAATGGTCTGTCCATTTGGGAAGAGAAAAGGAAATCAAAGAAAGCAAGAGATGAGGATATGCCAGATGGAGTGTATGTCAGCAGTACATCAGGTGAATATAACACAGTGTATGGAAAGTTAg
- the LOC118405624 gene encoding putative aminopeptidase W07G4.4 yields the protein MAASSTPCPTVPTTELCGSQWDGIVLVTDDPSKLDGSLEVLKEAIQTYKEVDSGADGLAVVIPLPSLPAKRLIYACTGPVTRDIDDVRRFYDAAVKGVQRALKAGCKSPLLVCPAHPLYVHARGVATLGALHALYVPLEIRQDVPDRTTKAQQLGVWAVSEETANNIAKRVEALESGRIVARDIGGSDPERMAAPRVVEYLQDKFKDTAIKMRVTSDAAEFEENYPLLAAVNRCAKAVSRHHGRLIHLEYTGEGEVDKTLLLVGKGITYDTGGADIKAGGVMAGMHRDKCGAAAVAGFFQVLNAIRPKKLRVLGMLAMVRNSVGADSYVADELITSRAGVRVRVGNTDAEGRMVMTDPLCEMKERALKETNPELFTIATLTGHAIRAMGPNYSIIMDNGPARKLQTAQQMQQVGHEFADPFEISTLRKEDFDFVRGPSEYEDVLQCNNQPSSATPRGHQFPAAFMMQSSGLDKHGCDSAQPLPYSHMDIAGSSGPFPGVPTGAPIIALAAKYIYPRL from the exons atggcggcctcaAG TACTCCCTGCCCCACTGTGCCCACCACTGAGCTGTGCGGCAGCCAATGGGACGGAATCGTGCTGGTCACAGATGACCCTTCCAAACTAGATGGCAGTCTGGAAGTCCTCAAGGAGGCAATCCAGACTTACAAGGAG GTTGACAGCGGTGCGGATGGTCTGGCTGTCGTCATCCCTCTCCCCAGTCTGCCTGCTAAGAGACTG ATCTATGCCTGTACTGGCCCAGTGACACGTGACATCGATGACGTCCGCAGGTTTTATGATGCAGCAGTGAAGGGTGTACAGAG GGCTCTGAAGGCAGGATGTAAGTCGCCGCTACTGGTGTGCCCCGCCCATCCCTTATATGTACATGCCCGCGGTGTGGCCACGCTGGGGGCACTGCATGCTTTGTATGTG CCTCTGGAGATCCGTCAGGATGTTCCGGACCGTACCACCAAGGCTCAGCAACTGGGGGTGTGGGCTGTCTCTGAAGAGACCGCTAACAACATAGCAAAAAGGGTTGAGGCATTGGAGAGTGGAAG GATTGTTGCCCGTGACATCGGGGGCTCGGACCCGGAGCGCATGGCAGCACCACGGGTGGTGGAGTACCTGCAGGACAAGTTCAAGGACACTGCCATCAAGATGAGGGTGACCTCTGACGCTGCGGAGTTTGAGGAGAACTACCCTCTCCTGGCCGCAGTTAACCGCTGTGCCAAAG CGGTGTCCCGTCATCACGGGCGACTCATCCACCTGGAGTAcactggggagggggaggtggACAAGACCCTGCTGCTGGTGGGGAAG GGTATCACTTATGACACAGGTGGTGCAGATATCAAGGCAGGGGGAGTGATGGCGGGCATGCACAGAGACAAGTGTGGAGCTGCTGCCGTGGCTGGCTTCTTCCAG gtcctGAATGCGATCCGTCCCAAGAAGCTGCGTGTGCTGGGTATGCTGGCCATGGTGAGGAACAGTGTGGGGGCAG ACAGCTATGTGGCAGATGAGCTGATCACGTCTCGTGCGGGGGTGCGTGTTCGTGTGGGGAACACTGATGCGGAGGGTCGGATGGTGATGACAGATCCACTGTGCGAGATGAAGGAACGTGCACTGAAGGAGACCAACCCAGAGCTCTTCACCATAGCAACCCTGACGGGCCACGCCATCCGCGCCATGGGACCCAACTACTCT ATCATCATGGACAACGGCCCGGCCAGGAAGCTGCAGACAGCCCAGCAGATGCAGCAGG TTGGCCACGAGTTTGCCGACCCATTTGAGATCTCCACTCTGCGTAAGGAG GACTTTGACTTTGTCCGCGGGCCATCTGAGTACGAGGACGTCCTGCAGTGTAACAACCAGCCGTCCTCCGCGACACCCCGCGGTCATCAGTTCCCAGCAGCCTTCATGATGCAATCCTCCGGACTGGACAAG CATGGCTGTGACTCGGCCCAGCCCCTGCCCTACTCCCACATGGACATCGCTGGATCCTCCGGACCCTTCCCAGGGGTCCCCACCGGCGCCCCCATCATCGCCCTGGCGGCCAAGTAC ATCTACCCCCGGCTGTGA